From one Magnetococcales bacterium genomic stretch:
- a CDS encoding bifunctional 3,4-dihydroxy-2-butanone-4-phosphate synthase/GTP cyclohydrolase II, whose translation MNFTFNGIEEVIEDFRQGKMVILVDDEDRENEGDLVIPADCCSPEAVNFMAMHGRGLICLALTQKRVQELQLPLMVVNNDAKFKTAFTVSIEATTGVTTGISAHDRARTIEVAIDEKSTACDLARPGHVFPLVAREGGVLVRAGHTEASVDLARLAGRKSAAVICEILKDDGSMARVPDLMTFAREKGLKIATIADLISYRTDNECLVHRAVETRLPSFYGGEWRLVVFQNDVDDFQHVALIKGEIDSDTPVMVRVHSECLTGDMFGSLRCDCGDQLHTAMEQIGADGNGVIVYLRQEGRGIGLINKMHAYNLQDKGLDTVQANEELGFPADLRDYGIGAQILKNLGVRRMKILTNNPKKIVGLEGHGLEVVERVPIELPAKAGNASYLEAKQNKMGHLLEQFSANGSDG comes from the coding sequence ATGAACTTCACTTTCAACGGAATCGAAGAGGTCATCGAAGACTTTCGCCAGGGCAAGATGGTTATCCTGGTGGATGACGAGGACCGGGAAAATGAGGGGGATCTGGTGATCCCCGCCGACTGCTGCTCCCCCGAGGCTGTCAACTTTATGGCCATGCATGGTCGCGGCCTGATCTGCCTGGCGCTCACCCAGAAGCGGGTTCAAGAGCTACAGCTGCCCCTCATGGTGGTCAACAACGACGCCAAATTTAAAACCGCCTTCACCGTCTCCATTGAGGCGACGACCGGGGTTACGACCGGTATCTCCGCCCATGATCGCGCCCGCACCATCGAGGTCGCCATCGACGAAAAATCCACCGCCTGCGATCTGGCACGCCCGGGACATGTCTTTCCCCTGGTGGCCCGTGAGGGAGGGGTGCTGGTGCGCGCTGGCCATACCGAAGCCTCGGTGGATCTGGCGAGGCTTGCGGGGAGAAAATCAGCGGCGGTCATCTGCGAAATCCTCAAAGACGACGGCTCCATGGCCCGAGTCCCGGATCTGATGACCTTTGCCCGGGAGAAGGGGCTCAAGATCGCGACCATTGCCGATCTGATCTCCTATCGCACCGACAACGAATGCTTGGTTCACCGTGCTGTGGAAACCCGGCTCCCCTCCTTCTACGGCGGCGAGTGGCGGTTGGTGGTGTTTCAAAACGATGTGGATGATTTCCAGCACGTTGCCTTGATCAAAGGGGAGATCGATAGCGATACCCCGGTCATGGTCCGGGTGCACTCCGAATGCCTCACCGGCGACATGTTCGGCAGCCTCCGTTGCGACTGTGGCGACCAACTCCACACCGCCATGGAGCAGATCGGTGCCGATGGCAACGGTGTGATCGTTTATCTCAGGCAGGAGGGGCGGGGGATTGGTCTGATCAATAAAATGCACGCCTACAACCTCCAGGATAAGGGCCTGGATACGGTCCAGGCCAACGAAGAGCTGGGATTTCCGGCAGATCTCAGGGATTATGGGATCGGCGCACAGATTTTGAAAAATCTCGGTGTGCGGCGCATGAAAATCTTGACCAACAATCCCAAAAAGATCGTGGGGCTGGAAGGGCACGGCCTGGAAGTGGTGGAGCGTGTCCCCATCGAACTCCCTGCCAAG
- a CDS encoding riboflavin synthase: protein MFTGLIEEVGTVRSLKKSSQDWRVGINCDFDLSSVRMGASIAVNGACLTVVEKSASHFSVDVSAESVHRTTFAKLSPGDLVNLERALAVGGRLDGHIVQGHVDAVGRVERAAPRGRSIEIWFRVPASAGRYIISKGSIAVDGVSLTVNQVEDVGEATRFSVNIIPHTQLKTTLTGLGPGGEVNIETDLLGRYVERLLKGGLGKASRGIDEAYLIKKGFV from the coding sequence ATGTTTACCGGTCTGATCGAAGAGGTGGGCACGGTTCGCAGCCTGAAAAAATCAAGCCAGGATTGGCGGGTGGGGATCAACTGCGATTTTGATCTCAGCTCTGTGCGCATGGGAGCATCCATTGCGGTAAATGGTGCCTGCCTGACCGTGGTGGAAAAATCTGCCAGTCACTTTAGCGTCGATGTCTCCGCCGAAAGCGTGCATCGCACCACCTTTGCCAAGCTCTCTCCGGGAGATCTGGTCAACCTGGAACGGGCGCTGGCGGTGGGGGGGCGGCTGGATGGTCACATCGTCCAGGGACACGTGGATGCGGTGGGAAGAGTTGAGCGCGCGGCACCCCGTGGCCGCTCCATCGAAATATGGTTCCGTGTCCCAGCCAGTGCGGGGCGCTATATTATCTCCAAAGGCTCCATCGCCGTGGACGGGGTGAGCCTGACGGTCAATCAGGTGGAGGATGTGGGGGAAGCCACCCGCTTTTCCGTCAACATCATTCCCCACACCCAGCTCAAAACCACCCTCACCGGGCTTGGGCCGGGGGGAGAGGTCAACATCGAAACCGATCTTTTGGGCCGCTATGTGGAACGCCTGCTCAAAGGGGGGCTGGGCAAAGCCAGCCGGGGCATCGATGAAGCCTACCTCATAAAGAAAGGATTTGTTTGA